In Hahella sp. HNIBRBA332, the genomic window CTTCCCTCATGAAAGAGCTGCGCCAGCAGGGCGTTACCGCCAAGTCCTGGACGACCAGCGATGGCCGTGTTCGTGAAGGAAAACCACTTGATAGGACGATGATCTATCGAGTGCTCACCAACCGGGTCTACCTCGGTGAAATCAGGCATCGGAAAGCTTGGTACAAGGGAAAGCATTCTCCTCTCATCAGTCCTGAGTTGTGGGATCAAGCTCATGAGATTCTACGTAAAAATCACCGCTCTCGCGGAAACACCTTGCGCGCCAAAGTGCCCTACCTGCTGAAAGGCATTATCTTCGATTCCGAAGGCCGGGCGCTGACGCCTTGGCACACCACTAAGAGAAGCGGAAAGCGTTATCGATACTACATTCCACAACGAGACGAGAGGGAGGGCGCCAGCGCATCCGGATTGCCTCGCTTACCCGCGGCCGAACTCGAGTCCGCTGTACTGGAGCAATTACGCGGCTATCTGTGCTCTCCGACTTTGATGCAGGATATTTCATCGATGGGCGCGCACCTGGACCCTGAGCTGGACGAGGCCAAGGTCACTGTCGCGATGACGCAACTGGACGCCATTTGGGAGCAACTGTTTCCGGCGGAGCAGTCCCGCATCGTGCGCCTGCTGGTGGAGAAAATCATATTCACGCCCATGAGTTTAGAGGTGAGACTTCGCATGAATGGCATTGAACAAATAACCCAGGAGCTGTGCGCCAACACCAATCATTTCACAGAGGAGAATGTGGCGTGAGTGGAGGAAGCATAAAAATCACGGGACGCACCAGCACCATTTTAGCGAGTAACGGCGCTCCAACCTTGTTTATTCCCATTCGGATAAAACGCCGAGGCGGACGTAAATTAGTCACCCTTCCTCAAAGCGAAAGCGGCGATCGCCCCTGGGACACAATGCAGACGCCATTACAAATGGCCTTGATCCGAGGGCATTGTCTGGCGGCCCGTCTTGAATCGGGAGAAGCGCGCAATGTCAGCGATCTGGCGAAGAAAGAAGGCATGAACATCAGCTATCTCAGCCGCTTTCTGAACTTGACCTTATTGCCTCCTGACATCGTGGCGGCCATTCTTGATGACTCGCTGCCCAGTCACATATCGTTTACCGGTCTGACAATCGATCCACCGTTGTTGTGGGAGGAGCAAAGAGAAAGGGCAGGGATGGGAAAAGTTTGAAAGAGTCGGCGTTGAGTAGCCGAACCCAACGCCGACGGACCACGATAAGAACACTGGAGTCATAGCGGTCCCTTGGGAGTTTAGCAGTTGAACGCGAAGCTTGAACAGGCGGCTGGAAGCTTCGAAGCAGCGAGCGGGAGAACGCCTACCTTCCTAAAAGCGTTGGCGCTGAGCGGGCCTTTCCAGCGCCGACTCGCCATCACAGCGACCTCGACGTCGTGTAGTGGTTAGAGCTGATCGGACATGTATGAAAGGAAGAAGATTTTCAAGGTTCAGGCCGACGTGTGCATTGGAGAGGTAATCCAGTTGCAATCCCTCGCGGATTACGCGTTCATAGGCTACCTCTAATCGCCGGCGCTAGGTGGTGACACACCCAACGCCGACTAACCACAACCAACTTACACGGAGTTGATCATGGCTGACGTCGAGTCTACTACGGCCACGCTTCATTTGAACAGGCGCACCGGGGAATTTACCCTATCCGTGCCCCTGGATTCGGACATCGTTTTAAAGGCCGCCAAACGCGCTCTGGCGCAACGGTTTAAACGTCATTCCTGCAATATGGATGACCCGGGTAAAGTGAAAGAGTATCTGATGATGCATCTGGCGCCGGAGCCACGCGAAACGTTCGTGGGACTTTTCCTGGATACTCAGAACCGATTGATCGCCTACGAAGTGCTATTCCGTGGCGCGATCGACGAGGCCCATATTTATCCTCGCGAAGTGGTGAAAGCGGCGTTACGCCATAACGCTGCGAAAGTCATCGTCGCCCACAATCATCCCTCTGGCGATCCCAAACCTAGCGTGAACGACCAGCTCATTACCTACCGCTTGCTGCAAGCGTTGATGCTTGTTGAAATTCCACTCATCGACCACTTTGTGGTGGGAGGGGATCAAGTCGTGAGCATGGCGGCGCAGGGTCTTTTTGGGAAACGGCCACGGAAACTGCCCGAGCCAGTAATGTAAAAACTCTATGACGACGGGAATAGACACGTCCCGTCGTTTCACTCGCTAACCTTTCCAATAGGCAAAAGTCACCAGCCTCGGGACTTCATCCTCTTTAGCTGATACTCCATTGACGATTGGCTCATTAGACGTGTGATCTCTTTTAAGCTCAATCCACGATATGTTTTGGCTTCTTTATGAGAGATTTCGCCGCTTAGCAATGACGTTTCAAGGCTATCGCAAAGTGCAGCGTCAGGCACATATTCAGGGAGATATCGACGAATTGCTTCTTCAGCAATTTGTTGGGGAGATTATTGACTGCGCCGGTCCATAAGAAATATGGAATTTCTCCCGATAGGATTGAGGTTCTCGCATGCTGCCAAGTTCCAGGAAGCGCCCTCCAAGTGTTGGCTAATGCAGCTGGCGTTCCTGTATTTGCAGGTGGAGGTATGGCAGTGCAATCAAATGGTGACGTACGCGTCGTCGATGAGAAAAAAGCTGCCGAGTTCTTTAACGGAGAGGGTGCGAATATTAAGCCCGAAGACTTAACAGGAGCACAGCAAAGGGCTTTGAATTACCCTAAAGGCCAAGACGGCACTGTTTTCTTTCCGGAGAAAGAATCATGAAAACATTCATTTTAGAGGCAATTGGGTTCTGGTCTGATCGTTACGAGGACGGAGTGACCCCAACGTATCTATGTGGCGAACTTCATTCAGACTTGAAAGCCAAAGTGATTGGTTATTTGAAAAATGGAGTTCGAGGCATGTCATTTTTAGGCTATGCCAGGTGCCGTTTTGAATGCGAAGACTCGGAAACGAATGTGCTTGGTAGTGCAGATCTGACAGACGGCAAATGGATTTGGCCTGAGGGCCTTTATCACTATGTTGAGAAGCACGATCTGTTGTTACCCAGGAAGTTTATTGATCATCTGGTGTCGATAGACTTCGTCCTCCCAGAGATTGATAAGGATTTAGCTCGGGTGCATGAGGACCTTTTTGAAGCTAGCGATGTCGAGCTTAAGGTCAGCTCGCACGAATGGAATGCATGGCTAAAAGAAATGGGAGAAGACGAGTATTTAAAATCGCCCGTCATCGTGCCTAAGAAGGTGCATAAATTCGATCCTGACTACGACCCCATAGCAATGGCTCACTTGATGTTTGGGGACGACGACAATCAAAAATTCTGATTTCTGCTTACTCACTTATCATGTGAGGGGCACGTGATAGGATAGTTTTATTTTGGACACCTCTAGCTTGCAACACTTCAAAGAACATTGCCCCGGCTTTCGTCATTACTACGCGCTGTACGAGTATTAGATGAACAGAAGGTTACCCAGCGCACTGAAGCGAAGGGTCGCCCCCCCCTCACGAATGAAGAGCTAAATTCTTGTTTGCGTCCTGTAGGGGAAGGATTTGAAACCTTCGCACCCAATGGTTCATGTTCTACTGTCGCATAGGAATAAACATGATCGTCACCTCTCTGAATGAAATCGGCTTCTGGTCGAATAATTATGAAAACGGAGTTACTCCAAGCTATCTGTGCGGAGATATTGGTTCTGACAAAGAAAGCATCATAAATTACCTGAAGAATGCCGCGCGCTGCGATGGTTGGCTCGGGTACGCACGCTGCCGCTTTGAATGTGAACACTCAGAGAGTAGTCCGCTTGGCGCTGCAGAACTGACTGATGGAGAGTGGTATTGGCCTGAGGGACTGGCTCACTATGTTGAAGCCCATCATCTATTGCTCCCCCCTCAATTTCTGGAACATATCAGGTCCTTAAACTACAGGGTCCCGGAGCTAGATCCAGTGTTCTTAAAGGCAGTTCGTAACGCCTCCAACCTAAATGAAAATGACGAGTTCAAGATCAAGTTCAGTAATCACATCTGGCTGAACTGGCTCAGTGAAATGGGGGAGGAAAGCTATCTAAAACACCCAGTAGTTGTCCCTAAAGCAAAGCCAGCAGCTAGTTCGACTTTCGATCAGGATAGTTTACTACCGGGTAACGGAGACCTATAGGAGCTACGACTGGGGCGCTTGTTCTTGGCTGCTCAACTTTCGGTGACACTTTAAGCTCAGGAAGAATTGTACAGAATCTAGGACTTTTTCAATTTATCCACTTTAAAGGGCCACTGCCCCGGCTTTCGTCATTACTACACACTAGTCGACTGCGCCATTGACGAGCGCATTTATCCGCAATTAACCAAAGGCTCCTGCGACAGCTCGACGCTCTTTTGGCACGTTATTGGAGAAACGTTAAAGGCTGCGTCTCCCCACATCGTCGAGTTGGGCAGCGATCTTATTCGCTATGACAAGAAGGACTGCAGCTATCTGGGATTGCTGCAATTGGCATGTGGCCTGTTATGGTTTCGTCGGAGGAAGCTACCGGCGAAATTGGTGCGCCAAATCCGGTCAGGGTGGCAAGAGATTCGTTGTTGTGCATGGCTAAAACTCCCAATGTCATAACAACCAAGCCAAATAGCAGGCGTTATTCATGATGGGTATCTAACTCGGGCCTCCTAATTGGTCGGTAATTGACCTTATGCCTGTTAAATGAATCGTTTCCAACCCTCCAACAAAATGAGGGGACGCAATGGATTGCTCATATTTCCACCAAGATTTTTAAAAAAGCATCTATATTTAACGGACAAAAGGTAGTTGTACATTGGGACTACCTTTTGATGTGGCACAGCGCCCCAACCAGAAGTTGTTTGCTAATTCACTCTGGAGTTTGGATTGTTCAAGTGGTGTAGAGGCAACAATTAGCCTTGGGCTGAGAAAATATGAAAACCTGTGGAGACTGTCCTGTCGCCCTCCGTGTGAGGGCGTGGATTGAGTGGTTTTGATGGAGCCAGAACTGTTCAAATAATGTAAATGTGTCCACAAAGCATCCACGCAAGTTGGCAAAGTGGGTATCTAATCAGACGGTGAAACAAAAACCGATATGGATGGGTAGGATCAGTGTTACTACTATTTGTCTAATTCACCTGTGAATTACCAACTTTGAAGCTGAATTCCTTCACTTGTATTGCCGACTATACGCCAGCCAAGTTTTGTGTATAACTTTGGTATGTGCGTTAAAGCATATAGTTTAGGCGTTCGAGATACTGCTTCTTTTATTAAGCAGCTTGCTACCCCCAACTTACGTTTACTAGGGTAGGTATAAACAGCGTTTACCCAAATTGCCGTACCTTCACCGTTTAGCCCGATATAGCCACAGAACGACACTCCACCAACTAGCGACTCCTTTTCAAATGCGCCGAGCGGTTTGGGTATCACAACTTCATTCTTTTTTCGCTCGAACGATGTTAAGTCAGGCCATTCTTTTTTGAACATCCTAAGCAAAGCTTCAGCGATCGGACTCTCAAATTCAACTTCGCGCACTTCTAACATTCTTGTTTCCGCCGTCCTTCACATAACGCTTTGCACAGCGGCGCGAGGTATGAGCGTCCGGCACCGCAGGTGCGAAGTGCTGCAACTTGTTATACATTTTTCCTATTACTCGTGCGGGTGTTCATTAAACTGTTTGGCATTATCGCCAATTTTTAACCAGCCAGTTTTCTCAGAAACAAACTCATGAAACTGATTTTCGATTTCACTGTCTATGCAATTTGCATTTATTGGAAAAGACCCCATTTCCGAAAGAACCTGGCCAAGAGCAGAGCCACAAACCGAACAAAAACACCGATCATATTTGTATGGTGCCACGGCCTTGTAGACTGTAATTTTATCGCGGCCAGTAGTGATATCAAATTTATCAGATTTTACGAATACCAAAGAGCTAGCCCCGATTTTACGGCAGCGGCTGCAATGACACATGCCCATCATGCTAGGCTTTTCGGTCAATTCAAATTGAACCGCTCCACAACAACAGCTTCCCTTAATCATGTCACACCTTTAGGTAAAAGATATTTCGCCTGCAAAAGAGTGACACAGCGACTGTATGAATAAACAGTGCCCGATGATGTATAACATGTGTATATCTCGCATGCGCATCTTTCCATTGCAACACTTTGAAGATAGTTCCTCCAGCCCACTGATGCCAGTGCAAAAATCCCGGAAAGTCAAACTGCCTCATTTACGAAAAAACGTGCGAGTATCTTGACTCCTTCGTTAACGAACACCCTGTGCCGACAGCATCTCCATGACACAGTTGTTCGCAAGCTCTTGCGACGGGCGGTGAAAGACGCAAGCCGTGTCAACTGCCCACATTTCGTCATTCTTACGCTACTCATCTCTTGGCAGCGGGCACAGACATCAGGACAGTTCAGGGATTACTTGGACACAATGATGTTATTAATCAGGCATCGATATAGATATCGATACAATGCCTGCATGATTATACACGCCAAGGCGGTGAAAGCTTGGCTTGAGGAGAACCGGGATCATATTGAGGTATTCTATTTACCCGCCTATTCCCCGGAACTGAACCCGGACGAGTACTTGAATTGTGACTTAAAAGCAGGAGTACATGGGGGTAAGCCGGCGCGAAGGAAAGGAGATCTGAAAAAGAAAACCCGATCACATATGTGCATGTTGCAAAAGAAACCTGCGAGGGTGAAGAAATACTTTAATCACCCAAGCATCAAATATGCGGCATAAAATACCTATATCGATGCATGGTTAATAGTACAACTCAAACCTATACACACGTCCTGGGAAATCATTACGCGGAAACTGGGAGTCCTCTGGACCAAATTAAATCAGGTTAAGCTAGATTGGCTGTTACAGCTTGATTCCAAAGCATTCAATAATGGAATTCTTGATCTATCCAAAACCTTTCCCCCTGGGACTTAGAGCCTAACTCCCTTTTCACAAACTCGGCATTTACGAAAACCGCGCAGGCGTGGGGAGGAGTGAATTTTCACTAAGTAGAAGGTTTCACAGCACGCTGACCGGATGCTTGGTTGCTAATCCGGCCTCTCAACATTCACATAGAATATATGATTAATATTTCTCTTTGATTTTCAGAAAACTAAAAAATATAGAGATATCACAATTCCGAAAATTGGACACACATGTCCACATAGCGTCCTCGGAGGTCACCAAAACGGCATCTAATCAGATTTTGGTACAGAAGCCGATATGGCTAATTGCTTGAATCCGCACTTGAGGGCTTAACGCCGCCAGCAGCGGCAGCTTGTATGGAGCATCTTTTGTGTAAAAATGAGCGTAGCGAAACACAAAAGGTGCGGAGTGTAAGCTGTCCATCCCACGCAGTGGGGCGATGCTGCCCGGCCTTGTTAGAAGCGGTAAATAAGTGGAACCACAAAATTTGGAACTTCTTTGCTCGGAAAGTAAGAACTAAACCCAAATTTACGATAAAAACCTTCAGCATTTTTTGAAGAGTTTACACGGATGTAGCCTCTAGTATTTTTAGGCCTGCATTTACTAACCGCCTCGCTAAGCAATAAACGACCAGCACCACAACCGTGATTGACTGGAGTAACAAAAAGATCTGACAAATTCCAAGAATCCTGCACCAAGATAAAGCCCAGCACCTCTTCAGACATACATTTTAAAAATACATTGCTTTCTTTTTGGACACCTTTCTCAATATGTATAAACGTATTTGCAATAATTTCAGCTTTAATTTCTACCGGGACATCAACTGAACTTTCAATTGCTTCTTTGGCAATACCTTTCAGAATCCCAAAATCGTTCTCTGACACTAACTCGATGTTCATTATTCGGACTTCTAAGGCATTGTTATATCCTCGATTGTTTAATGCTTTAGGATGGATGGCCATCAAACTGTTTCGCAGAATCAGCGATTTTAAGCCAATTTGGCTTTTCGGAGACGAATTCGTGGAATTGGTTCTCAATTTCGATTACGTCATCAATACAATTCGCGGCTATTGGAAACGACTCCTCTTGAGAGAGGATTTCTCCGAGAGCTGAACCGCAAACCGAACAAAAACACCGATCGTATTTGTACGGAGGGATTGCCCTGTAAGTGGATATTTTATCTCGACCCTGCGTGATTTTGAGCGCATTGGATTTAACGAAAGCTATAGCACTTGCCCCAACTTTTCTACAACGAGTACAGTGGCATGTGCCCAACATGGTGGGAGCTTCACTTAACTCGAATTGGACAGCGCCACAGCAACAGCTACCTTTAATCATTCTCGTATTTCCTGTAAATGGGTATAACGCCTGCCGCTACGGATTGCGGTAAGAAGGCGGCATTATTATGCATGTTTTTGCATAAATGGTGACAGCTTGACCAAGTCCGCTTGATGGTGCTTGTTAGGCATTTTCTCTTTTTACAACCATTTGCAAAACCATAAATGTAGCAATTAGATAAACTACTGTAACCACATGCTTAGCAACTATATCGGTCGAAGCTCCCGCCTGATAAGCAAGCCAACCATCAGTGATTGGCATTACAGTGCCGAATAATGTAGCCCATAAGAGTACTTTGAAGTTCCGAAGATAAAGCAAAAACATTATTATAAGTGCAACGAACAAGGTACGAGAAGCATATATTTTTACCCAATCTAAATCGCCTTGCGACTCTAAAACAGTACCCCGAACAGCGGAAAATGCCACTGGATCTAAATAAGCGAAAATGGAATAAAAACCCTGTAGCAAGGCCATCAGTAGTACTAACGTAAATCCAATTTTACTCAGCATACTTATTATTCTTCCTGTAACTGTATTTGGCTAATTCTACGACCGCCTAACGCCTCAAACACTGGTTTGGTGAAGCTGGCGGATTTTTTTGGAACAAAAAGGTGACATCTTTGCCAAGTCCGCGTGCTTTGATTTGTTAGCCGTTGCTTGGCGCCAAACCATTTAATAACCATTCTTCTAATGAAGACGCCAATAGATAAATCTCGCTATCGGCCTCCCACTCTACAATTATTCGGCCATCTGGATCTATTGCGATCGGACTTCCTGAACCGTCCCATCCGATGATAAAGCAATTACCAATAGTCCAGCCGTTTTCAATAACACACTCTTCATCAAACTTAGTATAAGTTGAATGCAATTCGTCGATTTGATCTACCCACTCAGAGCCAATGACGCCACCTCCGCAGTTTAAAAGAAACCATTTATAGTCTTCAGGTATCTCTCGACATGCCCCCTCGAACTCTTCGATTTGCGATTTACTCGCAGCAGAATAAGTAATATCTGGCTCTCTTGCTGCCCAGAGATCAAGGATTATTTTCTTCGATTCTTCGCTGATCATATTTAAACGGTTAACATTTGTATATCGTGTATGCGCGTTTTCCCATTCCAACACTTTGAAGATAGTTCCTCCAGCCCACTGATGCCAGTGCAAAAATCCCGGAAAGTCAAACTACCTCATTTACGAAAAAACGTGCGAGTATCTTGACTCCTTCGTTAACGAACATCCTGTGCCGACAGCATCTCCATGACACAGTTGTTCGCAAGCTCTTGCGACGGGCGGAGAAAGACGCAAGCAGTGTCAACTGCCCACATTTCGTCATTCTTACGCTACTCATCTCTTGGCAGCGGGCACAGACATCAGGACAGTTCAGGGATTATTAGGACACAATGATGTTAGTGCAATTCAAACCTATACACACGTCTTGGGAAATCATTACGCGGAAACTGGGAGTCCTCTGGACCGAAATAAATCAGGTTAAGCTAGATTGGCTGTTACAGCTTGATTCCAAAGCATTCAATAATGGAATTCTTGATCTATCCAAAACCTTTCCCCCTGGGACTTAGAGCCTAACTCCCTTTTCACAAACTCGGCATTTACGAAAACCGCGCTGGCGTGGGGAGGAGTGATTTTTTGTTCCATAAAGCCTTGCAGACCGCAGTGATTGTTGGCGGATGCAGAAGCTTTAATTACTGCTTAAATGCTGAACTCGGAACTGGTGGTAGTGAATCGCTCCGGTTTTGTCGGAGGCAGTTTTATTTGAGTCATGCAACTGCAGACTCGGCTTGTTGATAATACAGGTTTTCGTATTCGACGGGAGGCACATCTCCTATCGACTGTAACAATCGACGATTGTTGAACCACTCCACCCAGGTGAGGGTCGCCTGTTCTATTTCATCCAGCCCTTTCCAGGGCCCTTTTTTGTGAATAACCTCCGCCTTGTGCAAGCCGTTGATGGTTTCCGCCAGGGCGTTATCGTAGGAATCTCCTACGCTTCCGACAGAGGCCTTAAACCCCGCCTCAGCTAGGCGCTCAGTGTACTTGATCGACAGGTACTGGCTGCCGCGATCACTGTGATGAATGACCCCCTTGGGCTTTTCTCTCGCCCACAGCGCCTGCTCTAAGGCATCAAGCACAATACCCGTCTGCAGACTTTTGAGCGCACGCCAGCCTACGATATAGCGTGAGAAAACGTCCACAACGAAGGCCACGTAAACGAAGCCTGACCAGGTTGCAACGTAGGCGATGTCTGCGACCCTCAACTGGTTCGGGCGCTCAGCGCTGAAGTTGCGATTAACCAGATCCAGCGGCTTGTCGGCCGGTTCATCGGGAATTTAGCCTCCGACAAACCTGGGGCGACTCACTGTGGTTATTGGATGATGCGGCATTTATTACGCAGGATGATGCCTGCATTGTGGGGCGCGTTTGATTACTGATAGATTAGTTTATAATTTCCACTCTTTTGGAACAAAATGGCCCCATCAGTTCTCACCGCCGAGACCACTTTTGAGGGTCTCTATAGCTGGACTCAGCGCTGTCCGCCATGCGGTGGCGACGATTTCATCAAACTGCTCATCATACTCACTGACTGTTTCAATCAGGCACTCAAGCCACACATCAATCATTGCCGACGTAACCCCCATGGCGCGATGGCAATAAGTCGCCAACGCCAACAATAAGACGTCATCCTCATTGACCTCCCTAATCACATTAGCCAAGGTATAGAGCGCACACCGAAGCTTCTGCGTCTGTTTCATCACCGGAAGACGATTTAGTATTTCCCGAATACCGGAATCTCGAGCCTTGAGACGAAGGCAAAAGCCATTTACAAAGGCGATATCCGTCTTAACCGTCCTAAAGCAACGATCAAAGCTTCGCAGAAATATGATGCGATAGGTGTTATCCGTATCGATTGGACTATTTGCTTCCATTTCAACATTATCGATCTGAAATCCTAACTCGGCAAAAATTCCGCTATCCATTCTTCTTCTGAGCTGGCGGGCAAGGCAAGCTCCCGTACGAACAAAAGACGCAACAATCTCCGGGCTTGGGCCTCAGTAGAGTGTGGCACCCCTCGCACCGGTAAAACCACTGACAGGCGTTTATGGGCATCGTTTCCGTCTTGTCGTGACCGCATTCAGGGCAGGTCAGGATCGATTCACGAAACGGTAATTCTTTCACCTCGGTCATTTCGACGCGCCTTCCGGATGGGATGGGTAACCCGCATTCCGAGTGGCCTGGGTTAACGAGGCAACGCTGGCGACAGCGTCGTCGAAGATCACGAGGGCCTGACGCTTTTCCAGGCTTACCTCGGCTCGTCTAACGCCCTCCGTTCCTATTAACGCTTTTTTCACCGTGATAGGGCAAATAGGGCAGTTCATTCCCGGCACGGACAAAATGACGGTACTCTCCGCAGCAGTGGTGGTGACGGCGAACGTAAGCAGAAAAAAGAAAGGAAGGATTTTGGACATGTCAGCCTCCTCTTAGTAAAACCAGGGCGCAAGTAAGGGAAATATGAAGGGGGTGAGCGCCAGCCCCGCCACGGCGAAAAACAGCGCCTTGTAGGCCCTTCTGACGCGAGGCGTGGCGCACGCCTGATCGGGACCACATTGTGACCGGGGGCGCCAGATGCGCCGCCACGCGAGGAACAACGAAACGGCGGCTATGCCAATAAAAACAGGGCTGTATGGCTCCAG contains:
- a CDS encoding recombinase family protein; the protein is MSDAIRRRLRCAVYTRKSTEEGLEQEYNSIDAQRDAGHAYIASQRAEGWISVEDDYDDPAYSGGDMERPALQRLLSDVETGKVDIIVVYKIDRLTRSLTDFSKIVDVLDRSGVSFVSVTQQINSATSMGRLMLNVLLSFAQFEREVIGERIRDKIAASKRRGMWMGGIPPLGYDLDGRYLVPNDREAELIRHIFQRFIALGSSTSLMKELRQQGVTAKSWTTSDGRVREGKPLDRTMIYRVLTNRVYLGEIRHRKAWYKGKHSPLISPELWDQAHEILRKNHRSRGNTLRAKVPYLLKGIIFDSEGRALTPWHTTKRSGKRYRYYIPQRDEREGASASGLPRLPAAELESAVLEQLRGYLCSPTLMQDISSMGAHLDPELDEAKVTVAMTQLDAIWEQLFPAEQSRIVRLLVEKIIFTPMSLEVRLRMNGIEQITQELCANTNHFTEENVA
- a CDS encoding LacI family transcriptional regulator; this encodes MSGGSIKITGRTSTILASNGAPTLFIPIRIKRRGGRKLVTLPQSESGDRPWDTMQTPLQMALIRGHCLAARLESGEARNVSDLAKKEGMNISYLSRFLNLTLLPPDIVAAILDDSLPSHISFTGLTIDPPLLWEEQRERAGMGKV
- the radC gene encoding DNA repair protein RadC; amino-acid sequence: MADVESTTATLHLNRRTGEFTLSVPLDSDIVLKAAKRALAQRFKRHSCNMDDPGKVKEYLMMHLAPEPRETFVGLFLDTQNRLIAYEVLFRGAIDEAHIYPREVVKAALRHNAAKVIVAHNHPSGDPKPSVNDQLITYRLLQALMLVEIPLIDHFVVGGDQVVSMAAQGLFGKRPRKLPEPVM
- a CDS encoding N-acetyltransferase gives rise to the protein MLEVREVEFESPIAEALLRMFKKEWPDLTSFERKKNEVVIPKPLGAFEKESLVGGVSFCGYIGLNGEGTAIWVNAVYTYPSKRKLGVASCLIKEAVSRTPKLYALTHIPKLYTKLGWRIVGNTSEGIQLQSW
- a CDS encoding GFA family protein — protein: MIKGSCCCGAVQFELTEKPSMMGMCHCSRCRKIGASSLVFVKSDKFDITTGRDKITVYKAVAPYKYDRCFCSVCGSALGQVLSEMGSFPINANCIDSEIENQFHEFVSEKTGWLKIGDNAKQFNEHPHE
- a CDS encoding transposase, producing MIIHAKAVKAWLEENRDHIEVFYLPAYSPELNPDEYLNCDLKAGVHGGKPARRKGDLKKKTRSHMCMLQKKPARVKKYFNHPSIKYAA
- a CDS encoding GNAT family N-acetyltransferase, which gives rise to MNIELVSENDFGILKGIAKEAIESSVDVPVEIKAEIIANTFIHIEKGVQKESNVFLKCMSEEVLGFILVQDSWNLSDLFVTPVNHGCGAGRLLLSEAVSKCRPKNTRGYIRVNSSKNAEGFYRKFGFSSYFPSKEVPNFVVPLIYRF
- a CDS encoding GFA family protein — protein: MIKGSCCCGAVQFELSEAPTMLGTCHCTRCRKVGASAIAFVKSNALKITQGRDKISTYRAIPPYKYDRCFCSVCGSALGEILSQEESFPIAANCIDDVIEIENQFHEFVSEKPNWLKIADSAKQFDGHPS
- a CDS encoding DUF4267 domain-containing protein; translated protein: MLSKIGFTLVLLMALLQGFYSIFAYLDPVAFSAVRGTVLESQGDLDWVKIYASRTLFVALIIMFLLYLRNFKVLLWATLFGTVMPITDGWLAYQAGASTDIVAKHVVTVVYLIATFMVLQMVVKRENA
- a CDS encoding SMI1/KNR4 family protein gives rise to the protein MLEWENAHTRYTNVNRLNMISEESKKIILDLWAAREPDITYSAASKSQIEEFEGACREIPEDYKWFLLNCGGGVIGSEWVDQIDELHSTYTKFDEECVIENGWTIGNCFIIGWDGSGSPIAIDPDGRIIVEWEADSEIYLLASSLEEWLLNGLAPSNG
- a CDS encoding globin, yielding MDSGIFAELGFQIDNVEMEANSPIDTDNTYRIIFLRSFDRCFRTVKTDIAFVNGFCLRLKARDSGIREILNRLPVMKQTQKLRCALYTLANVIREVNEDDVLLLALATYCHRAMGVTSAMIDVWLECLIETVSEYDEQFDEIVATAWRTALSPAIETLKSGLGGEN
- a CDS encoding GDCCVxC domain-containing (seleno)protein produces the protein MTEVKELPFRESILTCPECGHDKTETMPINACQWFYRCEGCHTLLRPKPGDCCVFCSYGSLPCPPAQKKNG
- the merP gene encoding mercury resistance system periplasmic binding protein MerP — translated: MSKILPFFFLLTFAVTTTAAESTVILSVPGMNCPICPITVKKALIGTEGVRRAEVSLEKRQALVIFDDAVASVASLTQATRNAGYPSHPEGASK
- the merT gene encoding mercuric ion transporter MerT encodes the protein MRHESPNPVRAINARGALLSGAMAAILASACCLGPLVLITLGVSGAWIANLTALEPYSPVFIGIAAVSLFLAWRRIWRPRSQCGPDQACATPRVRRAYKALFFAVAGLALTPFIFPLLAPWFY